The following are from one region of the Phycisphaerae bacterium genome:
- the nrfD gene encoding polysulfide reductase NrfD produces the protein MTRIEGTPLPTREALVLGEVDFRRLDDDINRPLESFPTLRWWAAFAVTSSMALMLLFCLGLTVARGVGIWGVNIPVGWGWAIVNFVFWIGIGHAGTLISAILFLLRQRWRTGIARFAEAMTIFAVVCALIFPLFHTGRPWLAWYWLLPLPNAHGIWPNFRSPLLWDVFAVSTYGLVSLLFWYTGLIPDIATARDRARHPLRKVFYGVLSLGWTGSARAWSHYERAYLLFAGLATPLVLSVHSVVSFDFATSVVPGWHVTIFPPYFVAGAIFSGLALVATLIIIMRRMFRLQHVITIRHLEIMNKLVVATSLMVGYAYLTEIFIAWYAGSLYEYFSMTNRMFGPYAWAYWIMIACNAVFPQLLWIGRVRRSILLMYPIVILVNVGMWFERFVIIASSLSRDYLPANWHYYRPTWVDVGIFVGSFGLFLTLMLLFVRLLPTVSLAELKSVLPNAQPARRARHG, from the coding sequence ATGACCCGCATCGAAGGCACGCCGCTGCCGACCCGCGAGGCGCTCGTCCTGGGCGAGGTCGATTTCCGCCGGCTCGACGACGATATCAACCGCCCGCTCGAGTCGTTTCCCACCCTCCGCTGGTGGGCCGCCTTCGCCGTCACGTCCTCAATGGCCCTCATGCTGTTGTTCTGCCTCGGCCTGACCGTGGCCCGCGGCGTCGGCATATGGGGCGTCAACATTCCGGTCGGGTGGGGCTGGGCCATCGTCAACTTCGTCTTCTGGATCGGCATCGGCCACGCCGGCACCCTCATCAGCGCGATCCTCTTCCTGCTCCGCCAGCGCTGGCGCACGGGCATCGCCCGCTTCGCTGAGGCCATGACCATCTTCGCCGTGGTCTGCGCCCTGATCTTTCCCCTCTTCCACACCGGCCGGCCGTGGCTCGCCTGGTACTGGCTGCTGCCGCTGCCCAACGCGCACGGCATCTGGCCCAACTTCCGCTCGCCGCTGCTGTGGGACGTCTTTGCCGTCAGCACCTACGGCCTGGTCTCGCTGCTGTTCTGGTACACCGGTCTGATTCCGGACATCGCCACCGCCCGCGACCGGGCCCGCCATCCGCTCCGCAAGGTCTTCTACGGCGTTTTAAGCCTCGGCTGGACCGGCAGCGCCCGGGCCTGGAGCCACTACGAGCGGGCCTACCTGCTCTTTGCCGGCCTGGCCACGCCGCTGGTATTGAGCGTCCACAGCGTGGTTTCGTTCGACTTCGCGACCTCCGTCGTACCCGGCTGGCACGTGACCATCTTCCCGCCCTACTTCGTGGCCGGAGCGATCTTCAGCGGCCTGGCCCTGGTGGCCACGCTGATCATCATCATGCGCCGCATGTTCCGCCTGCAGCACGTGATCACCATCCGCCACCTGGAGATCATGAACAAGCTGGTGGTCGCCACCTCGCTGATGGTCGGCTACGCGTACCTGACCGAAATCTTCATCGCCTGGTACGCGGGCAGCCTCTACGAGTACTTCAGCATGACCAACCGCATGTTCGGCCCCTATGCCTGGGCCTACTGGATCATGATCGCCTGCAACGCCGTCTTTCCGCAACTGCTGTGGATCGGCCGCGTGCGCCGCTCGATCCTCCTGATGTACCCGATCGTGATCCTGGTCAACGTCGGCATGTGGTTCGAGCGGTTCGTCATCATCGCCAGCAGCCTCAGCCGCGACTACCTGCCCGCCAACTGGCACTACTACCGGCCGACGTGGGTCGACGTCGGCATCTTCGTCGGCAGCTTCGGACTGTTCCTGACCCTCATGCTCCTGTTCGTGCGATTGCTGCCCACCGTCTCGCTGGCCGAGCTCAAGAGCGTCCTGCCCAACGCCCAGCCGGCAAGGAGGGCCCGCCATGGCTGA
- a CDS encoding DUF3341 domain-containing protein: MAERLKTVGVVGLFDDPQTLLAAAAAVRDEGYERWDCHTPYPVHGLDRAMNNPPSPIPAIGLAAGLIGAVAGMLMQWWTSVVDYPILIGGKPLFSWPAFVPITFELFVLFAALATMAGMIGFCRLGRWRSPLHGSNVMAEVTGARFAIVLDARDKRFSEIAARRLLEKSGCRDVRPLHETQQEDRSII, encoded by the coding sequence ATGGCTGAGCGCCTCAAAACCGTCGGCGTGGTCGGGCTCTTCGACGATCCGCAAACGCTCCTCGCCGCCGCCGCGGCCGTCCGCGACGAAGGCTACGAGCGGTGGGACTGCCACACGCCCTATCCCGTCCACGGCCTCGACCGCGCCATGAACAATCCGCCCAGTCCGATCCCCGCCATCGGCCTGGCGGCGGGCCTGATAGGGGCGGTCGCCGGCATGCTCATGCAGTGGTGGACCTCCGTGGTCGACTATCCGATCCTGATCGGCGGCAAACCGCTGTTCAGTTGGCCCGCGTTCGTGCCGATCACCTTCGAGCTGTTCGTCCTCTTTGCCGCGTTGGCCACCATGGCCGGCATGATCGGCTTTTGCCGCCTGGGCCGCTGGCGATCGCCGCTGCACGGCTCGAACGTGATGGCCGAGGTCACCGGGGCCCGCTTCGCCATCGTCCTGGACGCCCGCGACAAGCGGTTCAGCGAAATCGCCGCCCGTCGGCTCCTCGAAAAGTCCGGCTGCCGCGACGTCCGGCCGCTGCACGAAACACAGCAAGAGGACCGCTCGATCATATGA
- a CDS encoding SCO family protein: MMWKPVLLTVIWLIVLAAPSLAQTTATAPVPEVVEKLGQTIPMDLTFTDENGQTVTLGELIDKPTVLTLVYYGCPGICSPLLREVASVVVKTPLEPGQDYELVTVSFDPREGTELAQLANKAIRQSAKRTIPDGAWHFLTGRPENINKLTDAVGFHYVPDGDDFIHPATVIFLTKDGKIVRYLNGLEILPADLQLAVTDATAGRARSFMQRIQRICYSYDPAERTYVFKINRIILFATLLFVAVFGGFLLWRGRKPAPPSEKPS; the protein is encoded by the coding sequence ATGATGTGGAAACCGGTACTGCTCACGGTCATTTGGTTGATCGTCCTGGCTGCGCCCAGCCTGGCCCAGACCACCGCCACGGCGCCTGTGCCCGAGGTCGTGGAAAAACTCGGCCAGACCATCCCGATGGACCTGACCTTCACCGACGAGAACGGCCAAACCGTCACGCTCGGCGAACTGATCGACAAGCCCACCGTCCTGACGCTGGTCTACTACGGCTGTCCCGGCATTTGCAGCCCGCTCCTCCGCGAGGTCGCCTCCGTGGTGGTCAAAACGCCGCTGGAGCCCGGCCAGGACTACGAACTGGTCACCGTAAGCTTCGATCCGCGCGAAGGCACGGAACTGGCCCAACTGGCCAACAAAGCCATCCGCCAATCCGCCAAGCGCACCATCCCCGACGGCGCCTGGCATTTCCTCACCGGCCGGCCCGAAAACATCAATAAACTCACCGACGCCGTCGGCTTCCACTACGTCCCTGACGGCGACGACTTCATCCACCCCGCCACCGTTATCTTCCTGACCAAAGACGGCAAGATCGTCCGCTACCTCAACGGCTTGGAGATCCTGCCCGCCGACCTCCAGCTCGCCGTCACCGACGCCACCGCCGGACGGGCCCGGTCGTTCATGCAGCGGATCCAGCGGATCTGCTACTCCTACGACCCAGCCGAACGCACCTACGTCTTTAAGATCAACCGCATCATCCTCTTCGCCACCCTCCTGTTCGTGGCCGTCTTCGGCGGCTTTCTGCTCTGGCGAGGCAGGAAACCCGCACCGCCTTCGGAGAAACCGTCATGA
- a CDS encoding cytochrome c produces the protein MNWIRRKLETWSPTFSPTVYKGILAAIVSAAFVIPLGLVALPYIEFFNGMAVQPKGKTQQLYGRLFGEELVVNRPPVPGTVPRHYEPYPFPGADERTELLAAEGLIDPTRPTRENLRRGRELYNIFCIVCHGPIGLADGPVVGPNRYPAPPSLHETARNYTDARIVHIISQGKGLMPLYGDKIEFQDCWAVIYYVRALQRALAAATQPAAAPTPEPSP, from the coding sequence ATGAACTGGATCCGCCGAAAACTCGAGACCTGGTCGCCGACCTTCTCGCCCACCGTCTACAAGGGCATACTGGCGGCGATCGTCTCAGCCGCGTTCGTCATTCCGCTGGGCCTCGTGGCCCTGCCCTATATCGAATTCTTCAACGGCATGGCCGTTCAGCCCAAGGGCAAGACCCAACAGCTCTACGGCCGGCTCTTCGGCGAGGAACTCGTGGTCAACCGCCCGCCCGTACCCGGCACCGTCCCGCGCCACTACGAGCCGTACCCCTTTCCCGGCGCCGACGAACGGACGGAACTGCTCGCCGCCGAGGGACTGATCGACCCCACCCGTCCCACGCGCGAGAACCTCCGGCGCGGCCGCGAACTCTACAACATCTTCTGCATCGTCTGCCACGGTCCAATCGGACTCGCCGATGGGCCCGTTGTCGGACCCAACCGCTATCCCGCGCCGCCCAGCCTCCACGAAACGGCCAGGAACTACACCGACGCCCGCATCGTCCACATCATCAGCCAGGGCAAGGGCCTGATGCCCCTCTACGGCGATAAGATCGAGTTTCAGGACTGCTGGGCCGTCATCTACTACGTCCGCGCCCTGCAACGCGCACTGGCCGCCGCCACCCAACCGGCCGCCGCGCCAACCCCCGAGCCTTCGCCATGA
- a CDS encoding quinol:cytochrome C oxidoreductase, translating into MTNEPIGQPGLPHSRLTLKRMAAVAVLLIAAGAVLSLLGLLRPAWQPRLTAGWLWAFTFTWTVLLGCLFFVALQHVTASVWSVVIRRAAEMLARPIWILALLFVPIALIVAGVIDVPLFPWTGPEPPEHWIGGKTIHLYPNLFVARGALYFIVWIAFARFFVDTSIHQDETADPQLTDRMRRYSTVFMLLFALTGSLAAVDWLMSLAPAWYSTIFPVYVFAGSVVAALAAITLATIWLRSLGLLGDGIVTADHLYSLGGLLFAFSCFWAYIAFSQYMLIWYGNIPEETVWFIRRLHGPWYPLTILLAAIRFVAPFLLLLPRRAKTAPRLLVGVCALLLLGQLLDLYWLIAPELPPGVPRLGLPELAPLLLMLGIVLLYVVKFVGGHRMLPVGDPLFEESRHFHL; encoded by the coding sequence ATGACCAACGAACCGATCGGACAACCCGGGTTGCCCCACTCGCGGCTGACCCTCAAACGGATGGCTGCCGTGGCGGTCCTGCTGATCGCAGCTGGGGCGGTCCTCTCGCTGCTGGGCCTGTTGCGTCCGGCCTGGCAGCCGCGGCTGACCGCTGGATGGCTCTGGGCCTTCACCTTCACCTGGACCGTCCTGCTCGGCTGTCTGTTCTTCGTCGCCCTTCAGCACGTCACCGCCTCGGTCTGGTCGGTGGTCATCCGCCGCGCAGCCGAGATGCTCGCCCGCCCGATCTGGATCCTGGCCCTGCTGTTTGTCCCGATCGCCCTGATCGTCGCCGGAGTCATCGACGTGCCCCTTTTTCCCTGGACCGGTCCTGAACCGCCCGAGCATTGGATCGGAGGCAAGACAATCCACCTGTATCCGAACCTCTTCGTCGCCCGCGGAGCGCTGTACTTCATCGTCTGGATCGCCTTCGCCCGCTTCTTTGTCGATACCTCCATCCACCAGGACGAGACCGCCGACCCGCAACTGACGGACAGGATGCGCCGGTATTCCACCGTGTTCATGCTCCTGTTCGCCCTCACCGGCTCGCTGGCCGCGGTCGATTGGCTCATGAGTCTGGCGCCGGCCTGGTACAGCACGATCTTCCCCGTCTACGTCTTCGCCGGATCGGTAGTCGCTGCGCTGGCCGCCATTACCCTCGCGACGATCTGGCTCCGCTCGCTCGGCCTCCTCGGCGATGGTATCGTCACCGCCGACCACCTCTACAGTCTCGGCGGCCTGCTGTTCGCGTTCTCCTGCTTCTGGGCCTACATCGCCTTCAGCCAGTACATGCTGATCTGGTACGGCAACATTCCCGAGGAGACTGTCTGGTTCATCCGCCGCCTCCATGGGCCCTGGTACCCTCTGACGATCCTACTGGCCGCCATCCGGTTCGTCGCGCCGTTCCTGCTGCTGCTTCCGCGCCGGGCGAAAACGGCGCCGCGGCTGCTCGTCGGCGTCTGCGCCCTCCTGCTGCTCGGGCAACTGCTAGACCTCTACTGGCTGATCGCGCCCGAACTGCCGCCGGGCGTCCCGCGGCTGGGTTTGCCCGAACTGGCTCCGCTGCTTTTGATGCTGGGAATCGTACTGCTCTACGTGGTAAAATTCGTGGGTGGACATCGGATGCTTCCGGTGGGGGACCCGCTGTTCGAGGAGTCCCGGCACTTTCACCTGTAA